The following proteins come from a genomic window of Triticum aestivum cultivar Chinese Spring chromosome 6A, IWGSC CS RefSeq v2.1, whole genome shotgun sequence:
- the LOC123130219 gene encoding uncharacterized protein — MYMAFKTLQAPPSLARLDSSSFSPSNSKSYCYQPKPHSRPQARIATKNRLQSSPVLKCRANPRDRVDEVVQSHHDHQSTEIPILLHPSVVFPSQTLQLQTVEFRYRIMMQTLLLQEGHSFGIIYSSRKDNRMADVGCMVRIVQCDKLVNDRFFLTCVGGDRFRVLEVVRTKPYVIARVQVLKDRDSPDSSNLGCLMQQVEGHLKDVTMLSDKLSWKLMGDQARQVSRMHSPESFSLVVARLFVEDRSEQQWLLGLDDTAQRLVREERYLQQRSKYLAAVAAIRDAFGQLSCNKKQ, encoded by the coding sequence ATGTACATGGCCTTTAAGACTCTGCAAGCTCCACCCAGTTTAGCAAGGCTAGACAGTTCCAGTTTCAGTCCCTCCAACTCTAAGTCTTATTGTTATCAGCCAAAACCTCACTCAAGACCGCAAGCAAGAATTGCCACGAAGAATCGCCTTCAGAGTTCACCAGTCCTGAAATGCAGAGCCAATCCACGTGACCGCGTCGACGAGGTTGTCCAGTCCCATCATGATCATCAGAGTACTGAGATCCCCATACTCCTGCACCCATCGGTTGTTTTCCCCAGCCAGACGCTGCAGCTGCAGACGGTTGAGTTCAGATACCGCATCATGATGCAGACACTACTACTCCAGGAAGGCCACAGCTTTGGTATCATCTACTCCAGCAGGAAAGATAATAGGATGGCTGATGTTGGATGCATGGTCCGTATCGTTCAGTGTGATAAGCTCGTCAATGACCGGTTCTTCCTGACGTGCGTCGGCGGTGATCGGTTCCGTGTCCTGGAGGTCGTCAGAACAAAGCCCTATGTCATCGCAAGAGTCCAGGTACTAAAAGACAGAGACTCGCCTGATTCAAGTAACCTGGGGTGCCTGATGCAGCAGGTGGAAGGGCACTTGAAGGACGTGACAATGCTTTCAGACAAGCTCAGCTGGAAACTAATGGGAGACCAGGCTAGGCAGGTCAGCAGGATGCATTCTCCGGAGTCTTTCTCCTTAGTTGTCGCTCGGTTGTTTGTCGAAGATCGTTCAGAGCAGCAATGGTTGCTCGGGTTAGATGATACAGCACAGCGGTTGGTGAGAGAAGAAAGGTATCTTCAACAGAGGAGCAAGTACCTGGCAGCTGTAGCGGCGATTAGGGACGCATTTGGGCAACTGTCCTGCAATAAGAAGCAGTAG